The DNA segment ATCAGACTGTAACTTTGCTCTCTAGGGAAATTTACAAGTCTTATACAGGATGGCACAGTCTAGCATTTTCTTTGCAAGGTGCTTTCCAACTACTTAATTCCTGGATCCATCAGTTTTCCCTGTTTCTTCTCCATCTGATCTTAAGACTGGAAAAGTGGCAAAGACACCCCTAAAGGAACTTGTACAGAATACCAGACAGGATGTGAAAAGACATGGGAGACACTCAAGGAATAAGAAAACACtgatgtatctctctctctctctctctctctctctctctctctctctctctctctctctctctctgtgtgtgtgtgtgtgtgtgtgtgtgtgtgtgtgtgtgtgtgtgtgtgtgtgtgtctgagagagagagagagagagagagagagagagagagagagagagagagaaagagagagagagagagttggaggGGCAGAGTAggggatggagaagagggaggaagaggagagaatttTGATATTGATCACAGACATTAAAGTAATTATCTCTGATTAAGGTCAAGCTTTGATGCCAAGAAAGCAACTTGGATAGTGGCTGGTTTGTTTATTGCCTGTTGAATACATCAATTTTCCTTAACAATTACTGCATTGCCAGCATGGTGATACTCACTAGAGCACAGACTAAGGCATGTCCCCTTGCATACACCTCCTGAGTTCTCTTGATGTTAATGTCTCTCTTGGGTATTATCCAGGGCTAAATCAGCATTCGAGTTAAAAGTCCTCCCATCCCCAGGTCTAACTGTAAGCCTGTCATCCTTGCAGATCCCAGTCCGGTTCCCTCCTCCTCCAGTACCTACCACGCCATCATTGGAGGGATTGTGGCTTTCATTGTCTTCCTGCTGCTCATTCTGCTCATCTTCCTTGGACACTATTTGATCCGGCACAAAGGTCAGAGGCATCAAGAGGACTTGGGTGTGTGGGGAGATCAGTTAGGGAAGGACAGACAGTAAGAGGGCTTCAGACAGGGCCCTGAAGACTCATTCAATCCCTAAGGGTGTCTGAGAAAGAAATACAGCCAACACATGCAATGCCAATGCTGTGATCACTGAGCAACAGCAACCCCACAGTCAAGGCTGATCACTTGGTTAACATCCAAGTACAATTAGACCTGCCCACTCAGGCAGCTGCTTCTTGCTGCTCTACATTTGGCTGAGCCCCTTCCTTCTTGCCCTTGTCTTCTTTTCCATCTGTctggcttcctttcctctctttgatCACCTTCCTCTTCATACtcattcacattttttcttttctctttgttttacttTCCCTTATGTTCTGGAATTACATGCAGCCAGCAGCCTAGCTGTCTAGCTAAGATTGGTCATGCTTAAGTCATATCTCcactacatgtacacacacacacacacacacacacacacacacacacatctctttgaTCCCTTGCCTACATTATAGATGAGATTTCAGTTAAAGGTAGATTTCATTATTCATGGGGGGGTGTGGTCAGGTGAGGGATGTTGGCAGCAAAATGCAAATTAGAGAAAGTGGGGAGGAAGAGAGCTCTAGGCAAGAGAGAGATGAGATGAGCAATGTGTGAGTGGGTGGGTAGGAAAAGTGGGCAGGGTGGACTCCAGAGGCTGAGAAGCTTCTGAAAAGAGGAGCTTCTCTCTCCACACAGGAACCTACCTGACACACGAAGCGAAGGGCTCTGACGACGCTCCAGATGCAGATACGGCCATCATCAACGCAGAAGGCGGGCAGTCAGGCGGGGATGACAAGAAGGAATATTTCATCTAGGGGCACCCACTCATCTCCTGTGCCCCCCAAGGGGCCCCATGGGGACTGCTGGGCTGTCACCAACCTGGACTTGTACAGAGCGACCCCAGGGCCGCCCCTCCCGCTTGCTCCCCAGCCCACCCAGCCCCCTGTACAGAATGTCTGCTTTGGGTGCGGTTTTGTACTCGGTTTggaatggggggggagggaggagggcaggggggaggggtgggCCGCCCTCAGCCCTTTCTGTGGCTTCTCTGCGTttgggttattattatttttgtaacaaTCCCAAATCAAATCTGTCTCCAAGGCTGGAGAGGCAGGGGCCATGGGGGTGAGGAGAGCAGCAAATCTGCAAAGTTCAGAGAAGGAAGTTGGAGACTGAGAAACACCTGAGGCACAGGGCTGGTTTGCAGGTGGGGGCTTAACACGGCCCTCCTTCCATTTTCACAGCCGATCTGCCTCCCAGGTGTCTCCAAGGAACCTGGGAATGGCAGCAGGGGCTAGTGGTGGCTCTACCTCTGCCAGCCATGTATTGTGAGCTAAAGACAGGGAGACAGGTGTCACACCGACACCCCTCTCCCATTACGTAAGAAAGGAATGAGTAGGAGAGTCCTCAAGAAGATGTGAACTGAAGATGGCATGCAGCCACACAGGGATCCAGGGCTTCACACGTCCCTCCCAGAGAGAGTAgatttccagagagagagagagagaggttggagGAAATGGCCCTGTCCATCCATTGCCCCCACACGATGAACGAAGCTAGGCTCTTTTCACAGAATCGGCCCTTGGGGGACAGCAGAGCTCAGCTTTCTCTCCTAGCTCCAGCAGTTGTGGAAGAGGCACTGCTTCTGAGCCTGGACAGCGTCTGCTCCCCCCACCTCGGAGGGGCCCCTCACTCTTACCCAAGCCCCTGGACTGTTGCACGGCAACCGCTCCTCTCATGGCATTGCTCAGCAACGACTCCTCCACCCCATGTCAccctgtgccctcttctgttccCTGTGCCAGCcctcagtccctcctccctcagcagccaGGCAGACATGACAACAAAATTACTAAAAGGAGCTTCGCTGCAGTGAGCTGTTTCCTGCCCAAACCGAGGGAATAATGTGAActctgtgcacgtgtgtgtgtgtgtgtgtgtgtgtgtgtgtgtgtgtgtgtgtgtacacatgtgcgtaagtatgcatgggtgtgtgtacatgtgtgtttgtgtgaacaaGAAGCAAAGGGATTGAGGAGAAGGACCAGGGGTCTAGGGTGGGTGATAGGGCATGGAACATGTGAGGCATGAGGTGGGCTTTGGGAGTGGATGGTTCCTAGTCAGGGTTTGTACCTCTTCTAGGGGGCGCTGCTCTGTCCTAGTCATTTCCAAATCACTCTTGCTGCCTATCTGAGAAAGAGGGAAGTTCCAGAATGTGATTTGCCCAGCTGTGCATTTTGTCCCTCTCTGAAACACCACTCACTCACCATCCTTCCCTGGACCTCCCATCTCTGAGCCATGGAGCCAGGGCCACAGCCTCTGCTATGCACCTCTCAAGCCTCTCCCTGGCACTGACTCTGGATTCCCATCCTTtggacccagtggctagaggacTGGGTCCCCATCTCAGCTTTTGGTTTACTGTCTTCCTTCTATGGCCAAGCTGGTTGCTGTGGAGATGAGATTGCTCACCCTCTCCATCCTGGCTGGCCCTTCCCTCAGACCCAGGATGCTCTAGGCATCactcttcccctcctccagcaTGTCCTCCCTGCTCTGACAACAGGTGTGCAAAATGGGGCAGCTGCAATCCAGCAGGCCTGCCTACTCCTTCAGTTCAGGTAATACTTTTGTGAATCTTCCAGCCCCTGGTTAGGGTCCTGGGTACCCCAGGCAGCCCCTCGCTTAAGCCAGGGATTCTCCTCTTATAGCAGCAAGGGAGCCCTGGGCCCCAGACCTGTCCAGGCTCCTCATCTCCCAGCACCCGCTTTTGGGAAAACGACTTTTTCTCCTTGAGCTGAACCACTCTGTCCATATTACACAGAAGCCATATTTGTActgggcgggcgggcggggcgggCAGAGGGGCCgttgtgctgtgtgtgtctgtctgtgggtgggggcgggggaagggagcagggaggggatCGTGTATCTTTATAATCTTTCTAACGCTCCTGTGCTAATCTCAGAGGGGCCACCCTCAATATATCTGGATTATCCGTGTGGTCAGGCTGCCTCCTTTCTGCTGTTCACACTGCTGACTGGGCTGCATGTAAATAAGGGCTGCCCTCACGTCCCTGGCACCTGGCACCCAAAGGGTATTGCATCCTTGCCGTGCCACACTTTGGAGCATCTGTGTATGGAATCAAGGGAGAGAGTGTCTGAGTCATTTGCTTCCCAGAGAACATTTGGATTTGAAGCCGGTCATCCGACTGCTACCCTGTCACCCTCTGCCCAGCAATGCTGGCCAACACCGTGATGGAGGCGAAGGCCCCACCAACACCATCCAGGACGGAGAGCATCACCACTTTTTGCCAAACTCCCTTTCTGGCTCTCTCCTGTTAAACCTGAAAGTCCGACCTGTGTACTCATCCTTTTGCACCTCAGGTTGAGGGGATTAATGAGAATCCACCTACTGAACATgtattccatatttttttttcatggccaGAGAAATACCAATTCTACCTCCCATTAGAAACTTCACTCACTGCTAAAATGACAAGCCAATGAACCATTCTCGCAGTCTGTGTGTCTCACAACAATATGAATAGAGATTACCCTGTGGGCTATAGTCTCACATTAAAGTATGCTGTCCCATGGTCCCCCAGAGCCTATTTTGATGTGTCAGACCATGTGTTCTGCTCGGTGTGAGAGATGCATTCATTGAGTCCATAGGTGGTAAGGCAAATGCCCAATTGCTCCCTGAAGGAGAGTCGTTACACAGCCTTGACAGGCCTCCAATCTTCTGTCCCTCTCACCCTGAAGCACCTGTTCCTCTAGATAGCAAAGCACACACCCAGGCACCACCAGCAGCTAGCACTCAGATGGAGACACACTGATACCCAGCACAGGGACACGGGTAAATAAGTGCATTCCCCTGCTCATTCGGCCACACACAAAGGGCCTCCATTTAAATGCATATTCTCAGTCTGGACAGAGCCAACAGCAAATGCCTGTAGCACAACTTCCCTGCAGAACAGGGGAACTTTTGAACTCTTTCCTTGGATCTTATTCAAAGGAATAGAGAACAGAGAGAGTCATCAGATGCCTGGTCACTCTAACTTCCCAGCACCTCCTTCTTATCTCTGCTTCATATGTAACCCCTGGCCCCTCATCCTTCCTTGTTCCTGAAGGGTCCTCCCTTGCTGGAAAGCTCACTGACTTCTTCCTTGCCACTTTTGGGAAAATCCCCCCTTTTGTGGCTTTCACCTTGTTATTTTCCCGAGGTCATTCTGACCAGCCAAACCCAACTTCAAAACAGGAAGCTCCAGGACAGTAGCCTGTGTTAGCCTAAGGTTTAAAGTAGGCAGTCCTGAATGTGACCCCCACATATATCCCAGCTCTGCCCAGAACCAGAGAGCACTCATTAGCCCTGGGTGCTTATCTTGGAGCCACAGCTGCTGACAGAGTCCTGGCCCTGTACTCTGCCTACCCTGAGCCTGCTGTGCCATGGGGAACTGTCTGCACCCGGTGAGTGTGGGGGCCGTGCTCCATGACCCTTGCCTCTGTCCCACTGTCCCATTCCTTCTACTTACTTCTCTGAATTTCATGCCCTTCCCTTTTTGGACCATTCCTTATCcctgcatttctttcttctcagtttcaaaactttcccctttctttctgtacctcagtttcctaTCCCCAAcccatttgttctctctctctctctctctctctctctctctctctctctctctctctctctccctctccctctcctttagCCGGTCGCATAGTGTGCAGGTttctcctcacttccctccctgTCCTGCTCTTCTAAGTCTCCACACAGCTCTGAAGAGGCTCCTCTGTGGCTCTGACCATGATGGTTCTTCAGCTTCCCTTATCACCCTGCCCACTGTACCTACCCACCTCCTGGAGGCAGATCCCCTGTTCTCCAAATCCAAGCTCCAAACCCAAGTGTACCCCCCAGCCTCTTCACTGGGGTGCCAGATGCCCTCCCTGACTGACTGTCCCTTCCGGGTATTCCCTGTAGGTGGAAACCTCCTTTTCACTAGACCAGAACGAAACTCAGTGGTTTGTGGATATTCGGAATTATTTATATGAAGATTATGACTCCTATGACTTTGCCGGTAACTACAGCATTGGAGCAGCCGCTCCCTGCCGCTCCTGTAATCTACTGGACAGTTCTTCactgcccttcttcatcttcaCCGGTGTCCTGGGCATGCTGGCAAGTGGTGCCGTCCTCTTCGCCATTCTCAAACCTCTCTTCCACTGGCAGATCTGCCCCAGTTGGCCTATTCTGGCACAGTTGGCAGTAGGCAGTGCCCTCTTCAGCATGGCAGTGCCTGTCTTGGCACCAGGGTTCAACACTGCCCATAGCACAGGCCTGTGTTACCTGGGCTACTGGGTCTGGTATACTTCAGCTTTTGCCCAGGCTCTGCTGATAGGGTGCTATGCCTGCCTGAACCCCAGACTGAATATAGGTCAAATCCGTGGCCTCACCTTGGGACTCACTGTGGGACTTTGGGGAGCAGCTGGCCTGTTAGGACTGCCAGTCACCTTGGCCAGTGATGTTTACAATGACCTCTGCACCCTTGCATCCAACAAAAACCTGGAAGCTTTGAAGTCCACACATTCTGCAATCTGTTTTACCATCTTCACTGTGTTCCCACTGGCTCTTTTGGCAGCCAACGGGCTGAAGAAAGCATTGGGCAAGGAATCAGGCCCCTGGGTTAGCGTCCTGTGGGTCTGGTTCATTTTCTGGTGGCCTCATGGGATGGTTCTCCTACTCGATGCCTTGGTGAGGTCCAAAATTGTGCTTTTGCAATCATGTCTATCCCAGCAGATTCTAGATGTGATGCTCAACCTGGCAGAGGTCTTGGCTGTGCTGCATTGTGTGGCTACACCCCTGGTCCTGGCCTTGTTCTGCCACCAGACCACCCGTAGATCCTTGGCTTCTCAGTCCCTCCCTGCAAGACAGTCTTCTCATACAGATGCCTTTGCAGGCAAAGCCTAGTTCTTTCCCCATGTGTCAACCCAAATTAAAGTCTATACTGCTTTTATGAAGCGGGTGTTTTCTTATTTCATCTGGAGTTAAAGAGAAGGAGAATGACCATGGGGCAATATGAAGCCTGACTTTCCTGTTTCTAGAGCTGCCCTGGAAGAAAGAGAATGGTGGATAAACATCCCCAGGGGATAGAGACGTTCTCTTGAGGTGAGTGATTACTGTCTTCTTGTGGGAATGGAAAGAGAAACAATGGCGTGAGTGGAGAAGAGGAACACTCTCTAAACAAGAAGGCAAAGCTTAATGAGCAAAAGAAGAGAGGCCATTTCAGAAAATAAGTCAATAGGTCTAGAAACCAAGTTGCGggggcagcggggggggggggggggggggggtggcggtgGGGACAGATGTAAGTGGCAGGAAGTAAAGCACAAAGCAGTAGTGCTGTTCTCCTGTCTGACCCACCCAGACAATCCTTGTCTTCTTTGACCTCTGTGAGTGGtgggaggaaatgaaagaagTATGTCCAGGGACGTTGGGGAATGGCTACCCTGTTAAGGTTGCCAGTCACATTGACCAAAGATGTTACCATAGCCTAGTCTAGGGCATGTGCCAGGAGAGTGTAAAAAGCTGCTTCCTAGGAGCTGTCTTTTGCAAGCGAATTCTTCATCCTGACGTGGACACCCCTGCCCaatcttcccatctctctctctctctctctctctctctctctctctctctctctctctctctctctctctctcttcttctccttctccctctctctatcccttcttccctccccttctccccttctctctgcatGCACGTATGCacacttgagtttttttttttttattaccatgACCTTGATTCCTCTGTAtgctcatttctctctgtgtgtgaatgtatgcatgcTTGGATGAatgtgaatctctctctctctctctctctctctctctctctctctctctctctctctctgtgtgtgtgtgtgtgtgtgtgtgtgtgtgtgtgtgtgtgttcttacagGTTTCTTCTTCATCATGACccttattcctcctcctccttcctctctctctctccctccctccccccccccctctctgtggTGTGTCTATACATCTGTCTCTCAATCTGTTAGGACCTGTAGTATCCATGTTACAATAGAGGCATGCACGCAGTGAAATGTGTCTATGCATGCTTACACGCAGTCAGTATCTGCAGTACACatacccatgtgtgtgcacaaacctCTTGCAGAGCCCCCCTCCCTAACTTAAATCTGTGGCACCTGTTCAGGGTGTGAGGGCAGAAATCTTTATTCAGTAAGTTCATTTGTCTTGCTGTTTATGTCCagcatttttgtgtgtggtgtatagaAGAAAGAGATCGTGAAGGTAGAAATGGTGAGGCACCTCAAAAGGAGACACCCCTACTCAATCCATCTTGGGGCTCAAATTGCCCAAGTTCCCCTTTCAAAGCCCAGCTCTCAAAAGAAGCCTTTTCCTCACACTGGTCTTTGTGTCCTTCTCTTATCCACCCCTAGCATCCTAGGACATCTGTCCCCCACATTTGCCTActtctctgtctgtttctttgaCTTTAGAGGGTTGTCTTCATGCCCTGCCCAGCAAAGCTTGGGTAGTGTTTAGGAGGATGACAAGCAAGACACTACATATGCAGCACTCCCGTCAACAATGATTTCACCCTCTACCTGGAAAGACCACACATTTCTTCCAGCGACCCACCTCAAGCCCACCCAGGAAAACTTAAGTGGATACTTCACATTGCATCCATCTGACAGTCTTTCCATACTTTCAAAGATGCTCTCTACTGTCTTCTTCCCTAACATATCTGTGAATGACATTCTGGGTTTAAGGATTGAGAGTGAAGTGCAGGAGAGGGCCAGGGATGACTTAAAACATCCTAGGCTGGAGGGTGCAGAAGGATCAGGGAATTTTGCTGGGTGGGTGCTTTGACAAAGACTCTAAATctccctcctctggtctcttagCAACCACCAGGTTTAGTTCCTGATTGGTGCACCATAAATTGAAAGGCGGGGTTGTGGGACCGATTGAGACGCGGGAGACATTCTGAAacataaaggaagagaaagaaaatgaggaaaaaggaaataatttacaAGCCTAAATTATGCTCAGGTCTCTAACCATAGTGATGGTGAATGTGtcctggtgttttttgttttctatttccttttctgtttgccccccccccccgtcccccgaCACACACCCTAGACTCTCCAACTGCTCTCGAAATCATTCCAGATGTTGCTTTCCTCTCTTACAAGGCACTGGATTTAGATGCTGACCTAGTTTAAGGGGTGGTAAGGCTGTTTGGGCTCCCTCATTCTTCCAATGCTCAGGGGAAACTTGGCCTAATACCACTAGGGCTGTCTGTTCTACCTCGATCCCACACTCCCAGCTAGATCTCCCTCCTGCTCAGTCTGGGTTGAGTCTTGGTGATAGCTGACAGCTATCCCATCTCTTGcaaaaggaaggcagaaacagaagccaGCAACTGATAAGAGGTCACCGTGGATTGAAAACAAGACCGCTTAAGCtgtctgctcctcctccccctcccgcaccctTGCCTTCTTGCTCCAGGCTCTTTGGGACTGCCCTTTCCCCGCCATTATGTATACTGCAGCTGGACAGTTCATCCTTATGTCTAACTCTGACCTCAGCCAATTCTAGAAGCTTTCCATGGGGACCTGCTATCCAAACCTATTTAACCCAATGGGTACCACTAACCACTCTAAATTGGGTTGGAATTTGGCATCTTTTGTGCAACCCTTCAGGAATAcaaattctgtttccttagaATTTAATCTAAGAGTTGGCAGGGATTTTAGCTGCGTGTGAGTTATTGGGCCTCCTGGctaagagggaaaaacaaaaacaaaaaaaaaaaaaaacttctctcaGAAAGATCAGAGTCAGGGAAACAAGCTCCCAGGGATGCATAACGCCCCAGGGAGGGTCAATTTACATTaaggcaaaaaaatttttttttcttgaggaaaGTTTGAACATCACATTGATGCTtgtaattcatttatttctggcTGAGCCCCACCACCCTAGAGGATTTAGGAAACAAATTCATGTTTCCTAAATCCTTTCATCCACCACCATACCTCTaccctccttccctgtctcccaaCACCTTTCTTCTGCAGCCTCCAAGGAATTCTCACCGAGAACTTCACTGGGATTTCAAACCCAATTCGTTGCCAACTCTAATTGCCAGGAATTTGCATGAAAACCATCCTATGCTATCTAATTATTCTGACAACAGCAGTCCTCCGTCTGGGCACAAGGAGAATCGCAGTTTTAATTAACAATAATGCACCTTGCAGATGAACGTGATGGTTTAGGTTAATTAACAAGTCCAAGTGCCTCCAAACCATCATCTAGAC comes from the Onychomys torridus chromosome 11, mOncTor1.1, whole genome shotgun sequence genome and includes:
- the Ackr1 gene encoding atypical chemokine receptor 1, which produces MGNCLHPVETSFSLDQNETQWFVDIRNYLYEDYDSYDFAGNYSIGAAAPCRSCNLLDSSSLPFFIFTGVLGMLASGAVLFAILKPLFHWQICPSWPILAQLAVGSALFSMAVPVLAPGFNTAHSTGLCYLGYWVWYTSAFAQALLIGCYACLNPRLNIGQIRGLTLGLTVGLWGAAGLLGLPVTLASDVYNDLCTLASNKNLEALKSTHSAICFTIFTVFPLALLAANGLKKALGKESGPWVSVLWVWFIFWWPHGMVLLLDALVRSKIVLLQSCLSQQILDVMLNLAEVLAVLHCVATPLVLALFCHQTTRRSLASQSLPARQSSHTDAFAGKA